The proteins below are encoded in one region of Streptomyces marianii:
- a CDS encoding YkvA family protein, translated as MNEGDTGEVVENWLYLAAIMCSLAVIAMLGVVITLILRLRKSFQLLSSEEVPFQNKFAFWASIVYAICPIDLLPDPIYLDDIGILFAALHSLNKAAERAGITAR; from the coding sequence GTGAATGAGGGGGATACGGGGGAAGTCGTGGAGAACTGGCTCTACTTGGCCGCCATCATGTGCAGTCTGGCCGTCATCGCAATGCTCGGTGTAGTCATCACCCTGATCCTGAGACTGCGGAAGAGCTTCCAGTTGCTGAGCAGCGAGGAAGTGCCGTTCCAGAACAAGTTCGCGTTCTGGGCGTCGATCGTCTACGCGATCTGTCCGATCGACCTGCTGCCCGATCCGATCTACCTCGACGACATCGGCATCCTCTTCGCCGCCCTGCACTCGCTGAACAAGGCGGCCGAGCGGGCCGGCATCACGGCCAGGTAG
- a CDS encoding TerC family protein has product MHDVPLWLWIVFAVTVAVALAVDLLMNRKAHVIGVQEAAVWSSIWVGLAIVFGVVVYLVVGTTAGVEYTTAWLLEKSLSADNLFVFALIFGYFQVPREYQHRVLFLGVLGALVFRGLILAAGVAVVSRFAAVMFVFAAFLLYSSYKILTTGEGSVDPGKSIAVRLLRKFVPVRDDYAGKRFFLRENGRLVATPLLAVVAAVEGADLVFAIDSVPAVLGVSSDVFIVYTSNAFAILGLRALYFLLADLLNRFHYLSKGLALILAFIAVKLALQAAHETIGLSIPEVHALVSLAVIAAVLITSVVLSVLRPAPSGGSGAQRHDEP; this is encoded by the coding sequence GTGCACGATGTTCCGCTGTGGCTCTGGATCGTGTTCGCCGTCACCGTTGCGGTGGCCTTGGCGGTCGATCTGCTGATGAACCGGAAGGCACACGTCATCGGCGTACAGGAGGCCGCCGTATGGAGCTCGATCTGGGTGGGCCTGGCGATCGTGTTCGGCGTGGTCGTCTACCTCGTGGTCGGCACCACCGCCGGTGTGGAGTACACGACCGCCTGGTTGCTGGAGAAGAGTCTGTCGGCCGACAACCTCTTCGTCTTCGCCCTGATCTTCGGCTACTTCCAGGTGCCCCGGGAGTACCAGCACCGCGTGCTGTTCCTCGGTGTTCTGGGGGCCCTGGTGTTCCGCGGCTTGATCCTCGCCGCCGGAGTGGCGGTCGTCAGCCGCTTCGCCGCCGTGATGTTCGTCTTCGCCGCCTTCCTGCTCTACAGCTCGTACAAGATTCTCACCACGGGGGAGGGCAGCGTCGACCCCGGAAAGAGCATCGCCGTACGTCTCCTGCGCAAGTTCGTGCCCGTACGGGACGACTACGCCGGGAAACGGTTCTTCCTCAGGGAGAACGGCAGGCTCGTCGCCACTCCACTGCTCGCCGTCGTCGCGGCGGTCGAAGGCGCCGATCTGGTCTTCGCCATCGACAGCGTGCCCGCCGTGCTGGGGGTCAGCAGCGATGTCTTCATCGTCTACACCAGCAACGCATTCGCCATCCTCGGCTTGCGCGCCCTGTACTTCCTGCTGGCCGACCTGCTGAACCGCTTCCACTACCTCAGCAAGGGCCTGGCGCTGATCCTGGCCTTCATCGCCGTCAAACTGGCCCTTCAAGCCGCCCACGAAACCATCGGCCTCAGCATTCCCGAGGTGCACGCGCTCGTCAGCCTCGCAGTGATCGCTGCCGTGCTGATCACATCCGTTGTGCTCAGCGTGTTGCGCCCCGCACCGTCAGGCGGCTCCGGCGCGCAGCGCCACGACGAGCCATGA
- a CDS encoding helix-turn-helix domain-containing protein — protein sequence MPIAVDIDVMLARRKMSVGDLAVRVGITPANLAVLKNGRAKAVRFATLAALCEVLECQPGDLLRWEPEDTAGE from the coding sequence ATGCCGATCGCCGTCGACATCGACGTGATGCTGGCCAGGAGGAAGATGTCCGTGGGAGACCTCGCGGTCCGCGTCGGGATCACGCCCGCCAACCTGGCAGTGCTCAAGAACGGCCGCGCCAAGGCGGTGCGCTTCGCGACGCTCGCCGCGCTCTGTGAGGTGCTCGAGTGCCAGCCGGGTGACCTGTTGCGCTGGGAGCCCGAGGACACCGCAGGCGAATGA
- a CDS encoding RNA polymerase sigma factor, which translates to MKRSRDKAASELFAALYPRLAGWCRRLVDDDETAHEIASEAFTRLWARWTKVEEPRGFLYVTAANLVRDHWRKLERERKAMRRVTSEVAVRPHPEQADPSVRLLVQSLPERLRVPILLHYYADMSIREVSALTERKEGTVKADLHAARELLRVHLRRSLDHTL; encoded by the coding sequence TTGAAACGGTCCCGCGACAAGGCAGCGTCCGAGCTGTTCGCCGCCCTCTACCCGCGCCTCGCGGGCTGGTGCCGCCGGCTCGTCGACGACGACGAGACGGCCCACGAGATCGCCTCGGAGGCGTTCACCCGGCTATGGGCGCGCTGGACGAAGGTCGAGGAACCCCGCGGCTTCCTCTACGTCACCGCGGCCAACCTCGTTCGAGACCACTGGCGCAAGCTGGAGCGCGAGCGCAAGGCCATGCGTCGCGTGACGTCGGAGGTCGCCGTCCGCCCCCACCCCGAACAGGCCGACCCGTCGGTGCGCCTGCTGGTGCAGTCGCTGCCGGAACGACTCCGCGTCCCGATCCTCCTCCACTACTACGCTGACATGTCGATCCGGGAGGTGTCCGCGCTGACCGAACGCAAGGAAGGAACCGTCAAGGCCGACCTCCATGCGGCCCGCGAACTGCTCCGTGTCCATCTGAGGAGAAGCCTTGACCACACGCTTTGA
- a CDS encoding TMEM175 family protein yields the protein MTVIGTDSTGDMYESPYAESPARLVALSDGIYAIAITLLVLDVSIPEGLNATGFRHELSQVWPKLGAYALSFAVLGAFWRDQRQILHQVRRADILTVRLTLASLGAAALLPFPTALLSEYGGEQPLAVSSYVATIAVISLLHLALFTSIWRRERLQARTIPDRVGWTTVTEQSAVALLCAASVVIAFAVSPRVALGTWLLSLPLKHAIRWRSRTRGTSSTWLR from the coding sequence ATGACTGTGATCGGTACGGACAGCACGGGCGACATGTATGAATCGCCTTACGCGGAGAGCCCGGCGCGGCTGGTCGCTCTGTCCGACGGGATTTACGCCATCGCCATAACGCTACTGGTGCTCGATGTCTCCATCCCCGAGGGCTTGAACGCCACCGGCTTCCGGCACGAGTTGAGCCAGGTCTGGCCCAAGCTCGGTGCCTACGCGCTCAGCTTCGCCGTTCTCGGCGCCTTCTGGCGCGACCAGCGCCAGATCCTCCATCAGGTGCGGCGTGCCGACATCCTCACGGTACGCCTGACCCTCGCCAGCCTGGGCGCGGCCGCACTGCTGCCGTTTCCCACCGCGTTGCTGTCCGAGTACGGAGGCGAGCAGCCACTGGCCGTGTCCTCCTATGTAGCCACCATCGCTGTGATCAGCCTGCTGCACCTCGCGCTTTTCACCAGCATCTGGAGGCGCGAACGCCTTCAGGCCCGAACGATCCCCGACCGTGTCGGCTGGACCACCGTTACGGAGCAGAGCGCGGTCGCCCTGCTCTGCGCGGCATCAGTGGTGATCGCCTTCGCCGTCTCCCCTCGGGTGGCGCTGGGGACCTGGCTTCTGTCACTCCCCCTCAAGCATGCGATCCGCTGGCGTAGCCGAACACGCGGTACATCCAGCACGTGGCTTCGTTGA
- a CDS encoding class F sortase has product MTPLPRRAFTTAALGLLLVGCRGHGGGADATAGPSGARRHRPSVKSVQPLRRSVPVGLHIPAIDVDTPVVRLGLDPDGSVQVPPIAAHDRAGWYQHSPTPGQNGPSVILGHVTVGAYGDGVFRHLSRLHRGDRIEVRLENRTEAVFAVSAVRTVAKADFPADDVYGDVNRPELRLITCGGPRTGDEYRDNVIVFAELSATTT; this is encoded by the coding sequence ATGACCCCGCTTCCCAGGCGCGCGTTCACCACCGCGGCACTGGGCTTGCTGCTCGTGGGATGCCGCGGTCACGGGGGTGGTGCGGACGCGACCGCAGGCCCGAGCGGTGCGCGACGGCATCGGCCCTCCGTGAAGTCGGTCCAGCCCCTGCGGCGTTCGGTGCCGGTCGGGCTGCACATCCCGGCCATCGACGTGGACACCCCGGTCGTACGGCTGGGCCTGGACCCGGACGGCAGCGTGCAGGTGCCCCCGATCGCGGCGCACGACCGGGCGGGCTGGTACCAGCACTCGCCGACGCCGGGTCAGAACGGTCCCTCGGTGATCCTCGGCCATGTCACGGTCGGTGCGTACGGGGACGGCGTCTTCCGCCACCTGTCCCGCCTGCACCGGGGCGACCGGATCGAGGTGCGTCTGGAGAACCGCACGGAGGCGGTGTTCGCCGTCAGCGCCGTACGGACGGTCGCCAAGGCGGACTTCCCGGCGGACGACGTCTACGGGGACGTGAACCGCCCGGAGTTGCGGCTGATCACGTGTGGCGGACCCCGTACCGGCGACGAGTACCGCGACAACGTGATCGTCTTCGCCGAGCTGAGTGCCACTACCACCTGA
- a CDS encoding FAD-dependent oxidoreductase, with protein MTSSSAWGYPDPPPSHRWRRAELPSSPSTRMPDPPVGPSHGEPHLPAHVRGGNVVPAAPGPGRSNVERTRESARRRPDRAHRRPLHGRHHRVPRADEGMPAFVYESASGGVVHSCPERGRGGREVKIGFHNRRQTPGDPSDPTPHPVGSTRQDELVEAVSRFLPEIDPEPVRSAMCFYTMTPDGRFVIDRVRSAPRLVYSASCSGHGFRVRPGDRGVPSSAGPGGEAGHRPHCLRPGAVRRPGAANGVVAGAHARSPRMYKVGGRRAVHPRRRTGNSHPAR; from the coding sequence ATGACGTCGTCGTCGGCCTGGGGATATCCGGATCCGCCACCGTCTCACCGTTGGCGGCGCGCGGAGCTTCCGTCCTCGCCGTCGACGCGCATGCCCGACCCCCCGGTCGGCCCCTCCCACGGCGAGCCGCATCTTCCGGCGCACGTACGGGGAGGGAACGTCGTACCTGCCGCTCCTGGACCGGGCCGATCGAATGTGGAGCGAACTCGAGAGAGCGCACGGCGACGTCCTGACCGTGCGCACCGGCGGCCTCTTCATGGGCGACACCACCGAGTCCCCAGGGCTGACGAGGGGATGCCCGCGTTCGTCTACGAGTCGGCTTCCGGGGGTGTCGTCCACAGCTGCCCGGAGCGGGGCCGCGGCGGCCGGGAGGTCAAGATCGGCTTCCACAACAGGCGGCAGACCCCGGGCGATCCGTCCGACCCGACTCCTCACCCGGTCGGGTCGACGCGGCAGGACGAGCTCGTCGAGGCGGTGTCGCGGTTCCTGCCTGAAATCGACCCCGAGCCCGTGCGGTCCGCGATGTGCTTCTACACGATGACGCCGGACGGTCGCTTCGTCATCGACCGGGTGCGGTCCGCGCCGCGGCTCGTGTACTCCGCCTCATGCTCCGGGCACGGTTTCAGAGTTCGCCCCGGCGATCGGGGAGTGCCTAGCTCAGCTGGCCCTGGGGGAGAAGCCGGACATCGCCCTCACTGCCTTCGCCCGGGCGCGGTTCGACGTCCAGGCGCGGCGAACGGCGTCGTGGCAGGGGCTCATGCTCGGTCTCCGAGGATGTACAAGGTGGGCGGACGGCGAGCAGTCCATCCGCGGCGGCGCACGGGGAACAGCCACCCCGCCCGGTGA
- a CDS encoding SMI1/KNR4 family protein encodes MIELTGWKPLGISVDWAAIKGELGVPLPADYMALCEVFGGGVFSDSVYFLGRDEGVLFDFLTQWRVSLSVDQDSQYGDVSAVDPYAIHAPGGKGLVEWGSTEWADEYCWLIDAERPGDYPVLARSHDGGPWHRYDISTSEFLYRILADADFQPFGIAQYDLGTTFKPGSGGRPFDGRPL; translated from the coding sequence GTGATCGAACTGACCGGGTGGAAGCCGCTCGGGATCTCCGTCGACTGGGCGGCAATCAAGGGCGAGCTGGGGGTTCCGCTGCCAGCGGACTACATGGCGCTCTGCGAGGTGTTCGGCGGCGGCGTCTTCAGCGATTCCGTCTACTTTCTGGGGCGCGACGAGGGCGTCTTGTTCGACTTCCTGACACAGTGGCGGGTCTCCCTGTCGGTCGACCAGGACAGCCAGTACGGAGACGTCTCCGCCGTCGATCCCTATGCCATCCACGCGCCGGGCGGCAAGGGGCTGGTTGAGTGGGGCTCCACCGAATGGGCCGACGAGTACTGCTGGCTGATCGATGCCGAGCGGCCGGGCGATTACCCCGTCCTCGCGCGGTCCCATGACGGCGGCCCATGGCACCGGTACGACATATCCACCTCTGAGTTCCTCTACCGCATCCTTGCCGATGCCGATTTTCAACCGTTCGGGATCGCGCAGTACGACCTCGGAACGACGTTCAAGCCCGGCTCCGGCGGCCGCCCCTTCGACGGCCGGCCGCTCTGA
- a CDS encoding retropepsin-like aspartic protease — MDMWETAASGPTPLRRLRFVVALLAPLLLIGCLVYEDRGDRGAAQRSPGVTREVPLRVAEEGGRTLAFVPVSIEGTGPFLFALDTGASISVVDDDVADRAGLERTGEQRVVSGILDAGQVPVARVERWELGSIVLDPAEVAVIDLGPPRGGDGIQGLLGSDVLSDFGSITVDYDEGVLEIPAP; from the coding sequence ATGGACATGTGGGAGACCGCAGCGTCCGGGCCCACGCCCCTGCGCAGGCTGCGATTCGTCGTGGCGCTTCTGGCTCCGTTGCTGCTCATCGGTTGCCTGGTGTACGAGGACCGCGGAGACCGCGGTGCGGCACAGCGCTCGCCGGGAGTGACGCGCGAGGTGCCGCTCAGGGTCGCGGAGGAGGGTGGCCGGACGCTCGCGTTCGTCCCGGTGAGCATCGAAGGCACAGGTCCGTTCCTGTTCGCTCTCGACACTGGCGCCTCCATAAGCGTCGTCGACGACGACGTGGCGGACCGGGCCGGTCTGGAGCGCACGGGCGAACAACGCGTGGTGAGCGGGATCCTCGACGCGGGACAGGTACCGGTCGCCCGGGTGGAACGCTGGGAACTCGGAAGCATCGTTCTCGACCCGGCGGAGGTCGCGGTCATCGACCTGGGGCCGCCGAGAGGAGGCGACGGCATTCAGGGGCTGCTCGGTTCGGATGTGCTCAGCGACTTCGGTTCGATCACCGTCGACTACGACGAGGGCGTGCTCGAGATCCCCGCCCCGTGA
- a CDS encoding site-2 protease family protein — MRATLSLGQVRGIRVRAHWSVLFVFALILFGLAEGGFPEAGPGRPTWQYWFVSAVTSVVFLLSLLAHEISHALVARRNGVCVDDITLWLLGGLARLRSEAAGPGAEFRIAGVGPLVSLALGAVFALTAGLAAELLGAGLVVEALAWLAGINILLALFNALPAAPLDGGRLLRAFVWWKTGNRLRATAVATVAGQCLGWVLVGIGLYLVVAGAAFSGIWLVVIGWFVIVMATMEGSQARLREQLGGIAVSEAMTPGPETVPGAATVSDFLTDPHYRFRHSAFPVVDDGGTAIGLITLKRADAVPVEERPSTSVARVSMPLQEIPTPHPRDPLARLVPDLQASPAHRALVLEGGRLVGIVTTSDISRVTTRPNASSLWPRRTL; from the coding sequence GTGCGAGCGACACTCTCACTGGGGCAGGTGCGCGGTATTCGGGTGCGCGCGCACTGGAGCGTTCTCTTCGTCTTCGCTCTGATCCTGTTCGGGCTGGCGGAAGGCGGATTCCCGGAGGCCGGTCCGGGTCGCCCGACGTGGCAGTACTGGTTCGTCTCCGCTGTGACCTCGGTGGTCTTCCTGCTGTCACTTCTGGCGCATGAGATCAGCCATGCGCTGGTGGCTCGCCGCAACGGCGTCTGCGTCGACGACATCACCCTCTGGTTGCTCGGAGGACTCGCCCGGCTCAGGAGCGAGGCAGCCGGCCCAGGTGCCGAATTCCGCATCGCCGGCGTGGGACCTCTGGTCAGCCTCGCACTCGGCGCCGTGTTCGCCCTCACGGCCGGGCTGGCCGCCGAACTCCTCGGGGCAGGGCTCGTGGTGGAGGCGCTGGCCTGGCTGGCGGGGATCAACATCCTGCTGGCCCTCTTCAACGCCCTGCCCGCCGCGCCCCTCGACGGCGGACGGCTGCTGCGAGCTTTCGTGTGGTGGAAGACCGGAAATCGGCTGCGCGCCACTGCGGTGGCCACGGTCGCGGGACAATGCCTCGGGTGGGTGCTGGTCGGTATCGGCCTCTACCTCGTCGTCGCCGGGGCTGCGTTCAGCGGCATCTGGCTCGTCGTCATCGGCTGGTTCGTCATCGTCATGGCCACCATGGAAGGCAGCCAGGCGAGACTGCGTGAACAGCTGGGCGGAATCGCGGTGAGCGAGGCGATGACGCCCGGTCCGGAGACCGTCCCGGGGGCCGCCACCGTCAGCGACTTCCTCACCGACCCTCACTACCGCTTCCGCCACTCGGCCTTCCCCGTCGTCGACGACGGGGGTACCGCAATCGGCCTGATCACACTCAAACGCGCCGACGCGGTCCCGGTGGAGGAACGTCCGTCCACCTCCGTCGCACGCGTCTCGATGCCGCTCCAGGAAATACCGACACCCCACCCCCGTGACCCGCTGGCGCGGCTGGTCCCCGACCTGCAGGCAAGTCCCGCCCACCGTGCCCTCGTGCTGGAAGGCGGACGGCTGGTCGGCATCGTCACGACATCCGACATCAGCCGTGTCACCACCAGGCCGAACGCCTCGTCCCTCTGGCCGCGCAGGACCCTGTGA
- a CDS encoding endonuclease domain-containing protein — MSERVIPGRSGGLITLDAADALWAGSTAGSAVPTVSAALTCFPADAHAGYVLLGGRVVATEKVSGGGPWGVPEREVRRAAAELNAVEMDVRDLVRIGPFRGAPKQEHMEGMTLGWRRRVTRELQELGDPERARREGGRSCHLAGVDWRRVFVEQTRDDTARTWWLPRAVVRLLDAAEHAETRWLQAALTRREGAAAAGPPSRSGQVPAAGGRQTTGPDGPTSPPRAYNGELQGQLYSVLSRRAGISRKVAGWTCAVCRTAPAAVLDHCHEHAYVRAPVCHSCNAQERPDHLYRNDIRVADHYTRLFQTHTADWLQHWHRCPGCRARTTLPLPHLAAWTARIACQSLRPAHRDPRRSRGRTPCGVLRVSWTGSQNAPRSCLLTVAVDFCPSGEHRVLARVPYREAAERFRIWLTEAAPAVAAAAGPDSLDGLPTRVAPVIADTSSEGLALF, encoded by the coding sequence ATGTCAGAGCGTGTCATCCCGGGGCGCAGCGGCGGCCTGATCACTTTGGATGCCGCGGATGCACTGTGGGCTGGCTCGACGGCCGGCAGCGCCGTGCCGACGGTGTCTGCGGCGTTGACCTGCTTTCCTGCCGATGCCCACGCGGGGTACGTCCTGCTCGGTGGCCGTGTGGTGGCGACGGAGAAGGTGAGTGGCGGCGGTCCATGGGGTGTTCCGGAGAGGGAGGTGCGCCGGGCGGCAGCGGAACTGAACGCGGTGGAGATGGACGTCCGGGACCTGGTCCGCATCGGTCCGTTCCGTGGCGCGCCGAAGCAAGAGCACATGGAGGGGATGACGCTGGGCTGGCGCCGGCGCGTCACCCGGGAGCTGCAGGAGTTGGGCGATCCCGAGCGGGCACGCCGTGAAGGCGGTCGGTCATGCCATCTGGCGGGGGTCGACTGGCGGCGGGTATTCGTGGAGCAAACCCGTGACGATACGGCGCGGACATGGTGGCTGCCGCGCGCCGTGGTCAGGCTGCTGGACGCCGCCGAGCACGCCGAAACGCGGTGGCTGCAAGCCGCGCTCACCCGACGGGAGGGTGCGGCCGCCGCCGGGCCGCCCTCCCGTTCCGGGCAGGTCCCGGCGGCTGGCGGCCGGCAGACGACGGGCCCCGACGGCCCAACCAGCCCACCGCGCGCGTACAACGGGGAACTGCAAGGCCAGCTGTACTCGGTACTCAGCCGGAGAGCCGGTATCTCCCGCAAGGTGGCCGGGTGGACCTGCGCCGTCTGCCGCACCGCACCCGCCGCCGTACTCGACCACTGCCACGAACACGCCTACGTCCGCGCCCCCGTCTGCCATTCCTGCAACGCACAAGAACGCCCCGACCACCTGTACCGCAACGACATCCGCGTGGCCGACCACTACACACGCCTCTTCCAGACCCACACGGCCGACTGGCTCCAGCACTGGCACCGCTGCCCCGGCTGCCGCGCTCGCACCACCCTGCCGCTGCCGCACCTCGCTGCCTGGACCGCCCGCATAGCCTGCCAATCACTGCGCCCGGCCCACCGCGACCCCCGCCGCTCCCGCGGGCGCACACCCTGCGGTGTGCTGCGCGTGTCCTGGACCGGAAGCCAGAACGCGCCCCGTTCCTGCCTGCTCACCGTCGCCGTCGACTTCTGCCCCTCCGGCGAGCACCGCGTCCTGGCAAGGGTCCCCTACCGCGAAGCCGCCGAGCGATTCCGCATCTGGCTGACGGAGGCAGCCCCTGCCGTGGCCGCCGCGGCCGGGCCCGACAGCCTGGACGGCCTCCCCACCCGGGTCGCTCCGGTCATTGCGGACACCAGCAGTGAGGGCCTGGCGCTGTTCTGA
- a CDS encoding NAD-dependent epimerase/dehydratase family protein encodes MSLGTVAVTGAAGAIGSVAREALRGEAARLVLLDRAPLRQESANEDVRTVDLRDAAAVEAALAGADRVLHLGGLPDEAPLAALLETNVLGTHHVLEAARRTGIKRVVLASSNRVTGFYPAEHLTGPKEPVRPDGLYGVSKAAVEALGRLYADKFGLSVVCLRIGSFERQPTEPRHLATWLSPRDAVGYIRAALCETPSTRFATAYAVSGNTRRFWELPDPAELAYTPVDNAELHVSAVPAANSPTDPTAPQAGPYALAEYTLKHLRP; translated from the coding sequence GTGAGTTTGGGAACGGTGGCGGTAACGGGGGCGGCAGGCGCCATCGGCTCCGTGGCCCGGGAGGCGCTGCGAGGCGAGGCGGCGCGCCTGGTGCTGCTCGATCGCGCGCCGCTCCGTCAGGAGAGCGCGAACGAGGATGTGCGCACGGTGGATCTGCGGGACGCCGCCGCGGTGGAGGCGGCCCTCGCGGGAGCCGATCGGGTGCTGCACCTGGGCGGTCTCCCCGACGAGGCGCCCCTTGCCGCTCTACTCGAAACCAACGTGCTCGGCACGCACCACGTCCTTGAGGCCGCGCGGCGAACAGGAATCAAGCGGGTGGTGCTGGCCAGCAGCAATCGAGTGACCGGCTTCTACCCTGCCGAACACCTCACCGGTCCAAAGGAACCGGTACGTCCTGACGGTCTCTACGGGGTGAGCAAAGCCGCCGTCGAAGCGCTCGGGCGACTGTATGCCGACAAGTTCGGTCTGTCGGTCGTCTGCTTGCGCATCGGCAGCTTCGAACGTCAGCCCACCGAGCCCCGGCACCTCGCCACCTGGCTGAGCCCGCGCGACGCCGTCGGCTACATCCGGGCCGCCCTGTGCGAAACACCCTCCACCCGCTTCGCCACCGCGTACGCCGTCTCCGGCAACACCCGCCGATTCTGGGAACTCCCCGACCCGGCGGAACTGGCCTACACCCCCGTCGACAATGCCGAACTCCATGTCTCAGCCGTTCCCGCAGCGAACTCCCCGACCGACCCGACCGCGCCCCAGGCCGGCCCCTACGCCCTCGCCGAATACACCCTCAAACATCTCCGACCATGA
- a CDS encoding DUF2975 domain-containing protein, which yields MGKLAVGALRAVLVVVLVGTLFVQAGMVWALVGGSDPEDGSLPLTPLRVITILGLVSVQAVLVCVWRLAAMVRRGTVFSHAAFRYVDGVIGGIVAAALVWFAVTAINAPGQRDDPGVTVIMGGVGVGILGAALIVLVLRMLLAQAITRDGEAAQMQAELDEVI from the coding sequence ATGGGAAAGCTGGCCGTGGGTGCGCTGCGCGCCGTGCTCGTGGTGGTGCTCGTCGGCACCTTGTTCGTGCAGGCAGGAATGGTGTGGGCCCTGGTCGGCGGGAGCGACCCGGAGGACGGGTCGCTCCCGCTGACCCCACTCCGTGTGATCACGATCCTGGGCCTGGTGTCGGTCCAGGCCGTCCTGGTCTGCGTATGGCGACTGGCGGCGATGGTGCGACGCGGAACCGTGTTCTCCCATGCCGCGTTCCGCTACGTGGACGGCGTGATCGGCGGGATCGTGGCGGCTGCCCTCGTGTGGTTCGCGGTCACAGCCATCAACGCGCCGGGCCAGCGGGATGACCCGGGTGTCACCGTCATCATGGGTGGGGTTGGCGTGGGGATCCTGGGGGCCGCGCTCATCGTGCTCGTGCTGCGGATGCTGCTTGCCCAGGCCATCACACGCGACGGTGAAGCAGCGCAGATGCAGGCCGAGTTGGACGAGGTGATCTGA
- a CDS encoding DUF3040 domain-containing protein has product MESYEHDMLTEIERCLAREAPDLDARMDLLNQQFCGDVPDDPGPRKHLDWSVLALALVSLPTVGLMACAAARSPSPPSVDRVETSTSAAAW; this is encoded by the coding sequence ATGGAGTCGTACGAGCACGACATGCTGACCGAGATCGAGCGATGCCTCGCACGAGAGGCCCCTGACCTGGATGCGCGCATGGATCTGCTCAACCAGCAATTCTGCGGCGATGTCCCGGACGACCCTGGGCCGCGGAAGCACTTGGACTGGTCCGTGCTCGCCCTGGCACTCGTCAGCCTGCCAACGGTCGGCCTGATGGCGTGCGCGGCCGCCCGCTCACCGTCGCCTCCTTCGGTCGACAGGGTGGAAACGTCGACGAGCGCCGCGGCCTGGTGA
- a CDS encoding Tat pathway signal sequence domain protein produces MRRTVLSALALVCTAVPASTAPAFADGPSPSPTATVAPTPSAEPTRAPTPVPSTPGTEAPQEPAPGQVSVIPSGAPDTGVTAVPSDSGVQGKLIGGGAAAVLIAGGAAFHVVRRRRATGA; encoded by the coding sequence ATGCGCCGAACAGTCCTCAGCGCCCTTGCACTTGTCTGCACCGCCGTGCCGGCGAGCACCGCGCCCGCGTTCGCGGACGGGCCGTCGCCCAGCCCGACCGCCACGGTCGCCCCGACTCCGAGCGCCGAACCGACCCGGGCGCCGACGCCCGTCCCCTCAACTCCCGGCACCGAGGCGCCCCAGGAGCCGGCCCCGGGCCAGGTCTCCGTGATTCCGAGCGGCGCGCCCGACACCGGAGTGACGGCGGTGCCTTCGGACTCCGGGGTCCAGGGCAAGCTGATCGGCGGGGGCGCAGCCGCAGTGCTCATCGCGGGCGGCGCGGCGTTCCACGTCGTACGGCGCCGGCGGGCGACCGGGGCATGA